The Chryseobacterium nakagawai genome has a segment encoding these proteins:
- a CDS encoding DUF3408 domain-containing protein produces MDSDKKNNEDNNIDEQYLMSIMAGNTKNESQSQELDSLKEKPATKQKIKSKKSLEITYAEQFLTHHTMTKRGDKSIYIRPEYHERLSRIIQIIAEDQIPLYAYLDNILAYHFETFEKEITDDFNNKYRPIF; encoded by the coding sequence ATGGACAGTGATAAAAAGAACAATGAAGACAACAATATCGATGAACAATATCTGATGTCCATCATGGCGGGCAACACAAAGAATGAATCGCAGAGCCAGGAACTTGATTCCTTAAAGGAGAAGCCGGCGACGAAGCAAAAAATAAAAAGCAAAAAAAGTCTTGAAATCACCTACGCTGAGCAGTTTCTCACGCATCACACGATGACCAAGCGTGGTGATAAAAGTATTTATATTCGACCTGAATATCATGAAAGACTTTCACGGATCATCCAGATCATTGCCGAAGATCAGATCCCTTTATATGCTTATCTCGATAATATTTTGGCGTACCATTTTGAAACGTTTGAAAAAGAGATCACTGATGATTTCAACAACAAATACCGTCCAATCTTTTAA
- a CDS encoding ParA family protein, with protein sequence METKKQPVIIAFSTQKGGVGKSTFTALLASILHYRLGYQVAVFDCDFPQYSLIQMRERDLKTVMQNEILKKMAHKQFTTINKKAYPVFQSKTDTVLQEFEAYVDNSEVVPDIVFLDLPGTVNTAGILSTLANVHYIFSPITADRVVLESTLSFTDVLTNILMKKKHTEIKSIQLFWNQVDGREKTPLYENYNNVIKDLGLQLMETSITDSKRFRKEGETVAKTVFRSTLLPADPKLMILCRLDQFMEEFLRIVKL encoded by the coding sequence ATGGAAACAAAAAAACAACCAGTCATTATCGCCTTTTCCACTCAAAAGGGAGGAGTGGGAAAAAGTACCTTCACGGCACTGTTGGCAAGTATCCTTCATTACCGATTAGGATATCAAGTCGCTGTGTTCGACTGTGACTTCCCACAGTACAGTTTAATACAGATGAGGGAGAGGGACCTTAAAACAGTGATGCAGAATGAGATACTAAAAAAAATGGCTCATAAGCAATTTACAACCATCAATAAAAAAGCCTATCCTGTTTTCCAGAGCAAGACCGATACGGTTTTGCAAGAGTTTGAAGCGTATGTTGATAATTCCGAAGTTGTGCCGGATATCGTTTTTCTGGATCTACCCGGAACAGTCAATACGGCTGGCATTTTGAGTACACTCGCCAATGTCCACTATATCTTTTCACCCATAACCGCGGATAGGGTTGTCCTTGAAAGTACCCTTAGTTTTACTGATGTCCTGACCAATATCCTGATGAAGAAAAAGCACACTGAGATCAAAAGCATACAGCTGTTCTGGAATCAGGTCGATGGTAGGGAGAAAACACCGCTGTATGAAAATTACAATAATGTGATCAAAGATCTGGGACTTCAATTGATGGAAACATCGATCACAGACAGTAAGAGATTTCGCAAAGAAGGGGAGACGGTCGCCAAAACCGTTTTCCGTTCGACATTACTGCCAGCAGATCCTAAGTTGATGATATTATGCAGGCTAGACCAATTTATGGAGGAGTTTTTAAGAATTGTAAAATTGTGA
- the mobA gene encoding conjugal transfer protein MobA, protein MSEHNGKPKKKTGRHPKADPAKIRYTISFNEVEHSRFLELFDQSGMNVKAHFITSCIFEKTIKTVKVDKGTTDFYMRLTSFHSQFRAVGVNYNQMVKLLYTNFSEKKAAALLYKLEKQTIEMVEIFKKVMQLIEEFDQKHLKNLE, encoded by the coding sequence ATGAGTGAACATAATGGTAAACCAAAGAAAAAGACAGGACGCCATCCGAAGGCAGATCCCGCCAAGATTCGATATACGATCTCATTTAATGAGGTGGAACATTCCCGCTTTCTTGAACTTTTTGACCAGTCAGGAATGAACGTAAAAGCGCATTTTATCACTTCGTGCATTTTTGAAAAGACGATCAAGACCGTGAAAGTCGACAAAGGAACAACTGATTTCTATATGCGATTGACCTCGTTTCACAGTCAATTTCGGGCTGTTGGAGTCAATTATAATCAGATGGTTAAACTGTTATACACTAATTTTTCAGAGAAAAAAGCAGCCGCTCTTCTTTATAAATTGGAGAAACAAACTATAGAAATGGTGGAGATTTTCAAAAAAGTGATGCAGTTGATAGAAGAATTTGATCAAAAACATTTGAAAAATCTAGAATAA
- the mobB gene encoding conjugal transfer protein MobB → MIAKIGRSSNLFGTLSYNNSKIEQDKGEILMTNKMIETADGKYSVAQLARSFEPYLLANRNTEKHTLHISLNPDPKDKVSDEKFREIAEQYMNEMGYGDQPFIVFKHTDIDRSHIHIVSVCVDEDGKKISDQFEKIRSMKVCRELEKKFGLISAVEKQSQENQKIFRPINFKSGDIKSQIASVIRHLSSYYQFQSLGEFNALLSLFNITVEKVEGELQGQLKRGLLYFPLDDQGKKAGNPFKASLFGKNAGIDALEKHFTACKNKSNNQPLKQNLKRSIIEAHHSSKDEQAFKKKLKKEGIDTVVRKNDNGRIYGITFIDHHSKSVWNGSRLGKEFSANTFNDYWNDNIKADLTKDDQSPKASQSNSKENLPAEETHHLFDFLHTEKHGDSIFEALGGLLPETQGEDYEEQDFANQLKKKRKKNRSR, encoded by the coding sequence ATGATCGCAAAAATTGGAAGAAGCAGTAATCTTTTTGGCACATTGTCGTATAATAATTCAAAAATTGAACAGGATAAGGGAGAAATTCTGATGACCAATAAAATGATTGAAACAGCTGACGGGAAGTATTCTGTTGCTCAATTAGCGAGATCATTTGAACCTTACCTACTGGCAAACCGAAATACCGAAAAACATACGCTGCATATTTCCCTTAATCCTGATCCTAAAGACAAGGTCTCTGATGAAAAATTTCGAGAAATAGCTGAGCAGTATATGAATGAAATGGGTTATGGCGATCAGCCTTTCATCGTGTTCAAGCATACCGATATCGACCGCAGCCACATCCATATTGTTTCAGTTTGCGTTGATGAAGATGGAAAAAAGATATCCGATCAATTTGAAAAGATCCGTTCGATGAAAGTCTGCCGGGAACTGGAAAAAAAATTCGGTCTGATATCCGCAGTTGAGAAACAGTCTCAGGAAAATCAAAAGATCTTTCGACCGATTAATTTTAAATCTGGAGATATCAAAAGCCAGATTGCATCGGTAATACGACACCTATCCTCCTACTACCAATTTCAATCGTTAGGGGAATTTAATGCGCTGCTTTCACTATTTAATATTACTGTGGAGAAAGTGGAGGGAGAATTACAAGGCCAATTAAAAAGAGGATTGCTTTATTTTCCTTTAGATGACCAAGGAAAAAAAGCAGGAAATCCTTTTAAAGCATCTTTGTTCGGGAAAAATGCAGGAATCGATGCTCTCGAAAAACACTTCACTGCTTGTAAAAACAAAAGCAATAATCAACCGCTCAAACAAAATTTGAAAAGATCGATTATTGAAGCACATCATTCTTCGAAAGATGAGCAAGCATTTAAAAAGAAATTGAAAAAAGAGGGAATTGATACTGTTGTCCGTAAAAATGACAACGGCAGGATCTATGGAATAACTTTTATCGATCATCATTCTAAAAGCGTTTGGAACGGGTCACGCTTAGGCAAAGAGTTTTCTGCTAACACCTTTAATGATTATTGGAACGATAACATCAAAGCCGACCTTACAAAAGATGACCAGTCACCAAAAGCTTCACAGTCCAACAGTAAGGAGAATTTGCCTGCTGAAGAAACGCATCATTTATTTGACTTCTTACATACTGAAAAACACGGAGATAGCATATTTGAAGCATTAGGTGGTTTACTTCCAGAAACACAAGGCGAAGATTATGAAGAACAGGATTTTGCAAACCAATTGAAGAAAAAAAGAAAGAAAAACAGATCAAGGTGA
- a CDS encoding GNAT family N-acetyltransferase, with protein MINGISSHILEKWLRAWTLSRQLPLPTKFKSGFKVDVGYEKQKTRYIFAELNDDFIQLTKTIKETWVFLKVCAAPEDLINVISDQWVIQPQGYMMNCSSPMNIQKITLPANYKADVKNYNSTTLIKVLTKEGELASIGRITIVEDLAIYDRISTEENHKRKGLATYLIAELEKIAVSQNVHENFLVATEQGRSLYQSLGWKVCSLYTSIVIPS; from the coding sequence ATGATAAACGGTATTTCTTCACATATTTTAGAAAAGTGGCTTCGCGCCTGGACCTTGTCACGTCAATTGCCACTACCAACAAAATTTAAATCAGGTTTTAAAGTTGATGTCGGTTATGAGAAGCAAAAGACGCGGTATATATTTGCAGAGCTTAATGACGATTTTATACAACTTACAAAAACTATAAAAGAAACCTGGGTGTTCCTCAAAGTCTGCGCTGCTCCTGAGGATCTTATAAATGTAATCTCTGATCAATGGGTGATTCAACCACAAGGGTACATGATGAACTGTTCCTCACCAATGAATATTCAAAAAATTACCCTGCCTGCTAACTACAAGGCTGATGTTAAAAATTATAATTCAACTACCCTAATAAAAGTGCTGACGAAAGAAGGGGAATTGGCATCGATAGGTCGTATTACAATAGTAGAGGATTTAGCTATATACGATAGAATTTCTACTGAAGAAAATCACAAGCGAAAAGGTCTGGCAACGTATTTGATTGCGGAGCTTGAGAAAATTGCGGTATCACAAAATGTTCATGAAAATTTTTTGGTAGCAACAGAGCAAGGCAGATCACTTTATCAATCGTTAGGGTGGAAAGTTTGTAGTCTATATACATCAATTGTCATCCCATCTTAG
- the mobC gene encoding conjugal transfer protein MobC, with product MQGEDDLRGLAKIMAFMRTVSVILVVMHLYWYCYGFFEERGWTLNLVNKILQNFDRAAGLFSKPLYSKLFAVLLLSLSCLGTKGVKNEKITWNKIYVALGLGVLLFFFSIPLLKLSSDFVVPLYMLSTGSGYIFLMMAGVWMSRLLKHHLMDDVFNSENESFQQEIKLLYNEYSVNLPTKFYYQGKWHPGWINVVNPFRATIVLGTPGSGKSFAVVNNYIKQHIEKGFSMYIYDFKFDDLSTIAYNHLLNHSEGYSVKPKFYIINFDDPRKSHRCNPLNPNFMTDISDAYEAAYTIMLNLNRSWIQKQGDFFVESPIILLAAIIWFLKIYKGGIYCTFPHAIELLNKKYEDVFTILTSYSELENYLSPFMDAWQGGAQDQLQGQIASAKIPLSRMISPQLYWVMTGDDFALDINNPKEPKILCVGNNPDRQNIYSAALGLYNSRIVKLINKKGQLKSSVIIDELPTIYFRGLDNLIATARSNKVSVCLGFQDFSQLTRDYGDKESKVIQNTVGNIFSGQVVGETAKALSERFGKVLQKRQSISINRNDTSTSISTQLDSLIPASKISTLTQGFFVGAVSDNFDERIEQKIFHSEIVVDTVKLSELEKNYQPIPQIRSFVDEQGKDSMQAEITSNYKSVKADIVMIIGNEMERISNDPDLQHLINKN from the coding sequence ATGCAGGGAGAAGATGATTTAAGAGGACTTGCCAAAATAATGGCATTTATGAGAACGGTCAGTGTTATTTTGGTTGTGATGCATTTGTATTGGTATTGCTATGGCTTTTTTGAAGAACGCGGCTGGACTTTAAATCTTGTCAATAAGATCCTTCAAAACTTTGATCGGGCAGCAGGATTATTTAGCAAACCACTGTATTCAAAACTTTTTGCAGTGCTTTTGTTGAGCCTGAGTTGCCTTGGCACCAAAGGGGTGAAAAATGAAAAGATCACCTGGAACAAAATATATGTTGCTTTGGGTTTGGGTGTATTATTATTCTTTTTTAGCATACCCCTTTTAAAACTGTCATCGGACTTTGTGGTTCCCTTATATATGCTGTCAACTGGTTCGGGTTATATTTTCTTGATGATGGCTGGTGTGTGGATGAGCAGACTTCTGAAACATCATCTAATGGATGATGTATTCAACAGCGAAAATGAAAGCTTCCAACAGGAAATAAAACTTCTTTATAACGAATACTCTGTCAATCTACCAACTAAGTTTTATTATCAAGGGAAATGGCATCCTGGTTGGATCAATGTCGTGAATCCTTTTCGCGCTACCATTGTTCTGGGTACGCCTGGATCGGGAAAATCATTCGCTGTAGTCAACAACTATATAAAACAGCATATTGAAAAAGGATTTTCCATGTATATCTATGATTTTAAGTTCGATGACCTTTCTACCATTGCTTACAACCATCTGTTAAATCATTCAGAGGGATATTCGGTAAAACCTAAATTCTATATCATCAACTTTGACGATCCTAGAAAAAGCCATCGTTGCAATCCCCTAAACCCGAACTTTATGACGGATATTTCTGATGCTTATGAAGCAGCCTATACCATTATGCTGAATCTCAACAGAAGCTGGATACAAAAGCAGGGCGACTTTTTCGTGGAAAGCCCTATTATCCTTTTAGCTGCGATCATTTGGTTTCTGAAAATCTACAAAGGTGGGATATACTGTACGTTTCCACACGCCATTGAATTGCTGAACAAAAAATACGAGGATGTCTTTACGATTCTCACTTCTTACTCCGAATTGGAGAACTACCTCTCCCCTTTTATGGATGCCTGGCAGGGCGGTGCACAGGATCAGTTGCAGGGGCAGATCGCTTCGGCAAAAATCCCTTTGTCGCGGATGATCTCTCCGCAACTCTATTGGGTAATGACAGGGGATGACTTTGCGTTGGATATCAATAATCCGAAGGAACCGAAGATTTTGTGTGTAGGAAATAATCCTGACCGGCAGAATATATATTCAGCAGCTCTGGGACTTTACAACTCAAGGATTGTCAAACTGATCAATAAGAAAGGACAGCTAAAAAGCTCGGTCATAATTGATGAGCTCCCTACGATTTATTTCAGAGGATTGGATAATCTGATCGCAACCGCCAGAAGCAACAAGGTTTCTGTTTGTCTGGGATTTCAGGATTTTTCACAGTTGACCAGGGATTACGGCGATAAGGAAAGCAAAGTGATCCAAAACACCGTTGGGAATATTTTCAGCGGACAGGTGGTTGGAGAAACTGCAAAAGCCCTGTCAGAGAGATTTGGCAAGGTTTTGCAGAAAAGGCAAAGCATCTCCATCAATAGAAATGATACTTCAACATCCATTTCAACACAATTGGACAGCCTGATCCCGGCCTCTAAGATCTCGACTTTGACACAGGGATTTTTTGTCGGTGCCGTCTCAGATAATTTCGATGAAAGGATCGAACAGAAAATATTCCATTCAGAAATCGTCGTTGACACCGTTAAACTTTCTGAACTGGAAAAGAATTACCAACCCATACCTCAGATCCGCTCATTTGTCGACGAGCAGGGAAAAGACAGCATGCAGGCAGAAATTACATCAAACTATAAAAGTGTCAAAGCAGATATCGTGATGATCATCGGTAATGAAATGGAACGGATTTCAAATGACCCCGATCTGCAGCACCTCATTAATAAAAACTAA
- a CDS encoding RteC domain-containing protein, whose protein sequence is MVTKAIFRKITKLHDDLELKINEVYDDDDDIVKVAEKSLLLIDESIRKLKEMISAHDFENIAEEVYFFKKLKPQFISKFIYLSAILELESHKPNAGNKAMKKYYEAEQEKLKSFYMEHAEFYGYHRREATYLDHKVFIRNSYDLKMKLSSGFYNFDSSFTTSHDHLVARFIASQQMDKYLKKQLEKLSNNDNTKTLSPLVWSASKVGLIELIYALYQMRCFNGGNIELSEVIKFAEKSLDTDLGNFHKTIFEIRNRKQGPTKFLHLVCEHLDQHFKNSEGE, encoded by the coding sequence ATGGTAACAAAAGCAATTTTTAGAAAGATCACAAAATTACATGACGATTTAGAGCTGAAGATCAATGAAGTATATGACGACGATGACGATATTGTGAAAGTCGCAGAGAAATCCTTACTGCTGATCGATGAATCCATCAGAAAGTTAAAAGAAATGATCTCAGCGCACGATTTTGAGAATATCGCTGAAGAGGTTTACTTTTTCAAGAAACTAAAACCACAATTTATCTCAAAGTTTATCTATTTATCTGCAATTTTAGAACTGGAATCCCATAAACCGAATGCAGGGAACAAGGCAATGAAAAAATACTACGAGGCAGAACAGGAAAAACTCAAAAGTTTTTACATGGAACATGCGGAATTTTATGGCTATCATCGAAGAGAGGCTACCTATCTCGACCATAAAGTCTTTATCAGAAATTCATACGACCTGAAAATGAAATTATCGTCAGGCTTCTACAATTTTGACAGCAGCTTTACCACTTCTCACGATCATCTGGTAGCCAGATTCATTGCCAGCCAACAAATGGACAAATACCTCAAAAAGCAGCTCGAGAAATTAAGTAATAATGACAACACTAAAACCTTGTCACCCCTGGTATGGTCTGCCTCCAAGGTTGGTTTGATCGAACTCATCTATGCTCTTTATCAGATGCGTTGTTTCAACGGAGGCAACATCGAGCTCAGTGAGGTCATTAAATTTGCAGAAAAATCCTTGGACACAGATTTAGGCAACTTCCACAAAACGATATTTGAGATCCGAAACCGAAAACAAGGTCCAACGAAGTTTTTGCATCTGGTCTGTGAACATCTCGATCAGCACTTCAAGAATTCAGAAGGAGAATAA
- a CDS encoding helix-turn-helix domain-containing protein: MERVAYFLVFISVFSQLLFSQGHQTTFSEIRSSYEKKDIDDSSAMPQVRRYIQKAKSESSFNKLIQGYRDGRQFDYAHKMQYADSAILASRQYGTSDDLSRDHLSKGIIYYFYQKNYRQALNQYVLAYNYSKGSDDQYQKYKVVYHLGIVKGHLGYYEDALSHFEKCIRFYGQHITEDLHNNETYNYKKAYFNSLHQLTVINRYLKNFKKSDSLSLLGDKLTRNNIDFVLENSYFLKCIAISKYNDGAYTSASAYLKRSLPAIVKRNDFAWASVVYFYLGRIDIAQRKPEQGIMYFYKVDSIFNKQGFVIPEVSPSYNFLIGFYRSKKNIKRQLYYTNQLLKADSLISNDYPYLSSKLHRDYDRSSLLDEKQRLEKASRKKIMIGQILIASGSMLLGFFIYRYYRERKIRKQYELLQKKLENQPNVIADVDGEMSPKGPSRKTSLTAAMTEEIRQKLNKFEKELMFTKKGLTEKSVAVKLGTNSHYLSVYINENKGMNFNKYMAELRINHITHLLNTDTKYLNYSITALAEECGIAARQNFSSLFFEINGIRPTDYIKNRKKDLGIS, encoded by the coding sequence ATGGAAAGGGTTGCATACTTTCTTGTATTCATTTCTGTTTTTTCACAGCTCCTGTTTTCACAGGGTCATCAGACAACATTCAGTGAGATAAGAAGTTCATATGAGAAAAAAGACATTGACGACAGCAGTGCCATGCCTCAGGTACGACGATACATCCAGAAAGCAAAATCAGAGTCCAGTTTTAATAAGCTAATTCAAGGATACCGCGACGGACGTCAGTTTGACTATGCCCATAAAATGCAGTACGCGGACAGTGCAATATTGGCAAGTCGTCAGTACGGAACGAGTGATGATCTGAGCAGGGATCATCTCAGCAAGGGCATTATCTACTATTTCTATCAAAAAAATTACAGGCAGGCACTTAATCAATATGTTCTTGCCTACAACTATTCTAAAGGTTCCGATGACCAATACCAAAAATATAAAGTGGTCTATCATCTCGGTATCGTCAAAGGTCATTTGGGGTATTATGAAGATGCGTTGTCCCATTTTGAGAAATGCATACGATTTTACGGTCAGCATATCACCGAAGATCTTCACAACAATGAGACCTATAATTACAAAAAGGCCTATTTCAACAGTCTTCACCAGCTGACGGTCATCAACCGCTATCTTAAGAATTTTAAAAAAAGCGACAGTTTGAGCTTATTAGGGGATAAGCTTACCCGTAATAACATAGACTTTGTTCTGGAGAACAGTTATTTTCTGAAGTGCATAGCTATATCAAAATACAACGACGGAGCGTATACGTCAGCAAGCGCTTATCTTAAAAGGTCGTTGCCTGCCATTGTTAAGCGAAATGATTTCGCATGGGCCTCTGTGGTCTATTTTTATTTGGGCAGAATTGATATTGCACAAAGGAAACCTGAGCAGGGTATAATGTATTTCTACAAGGTCGATTCGATCTTTAACAAACAAGGATTTGTCATTCCCGAAGTTTCACCCAGCTATAATTTTCTGATCGGTTTCTACAGGTCGAAAAAAAATATTAAAAGACAACTGTATTACACCAATCAGTTGCTTAAAGCCGACAGTCTGATCAGCAATGACTATCCTTATCTGTCATCGAAGCTTCACAGGGATTATGACCGGAGCAGTTTACTTGATGAGAAGCAACGCCTTGAGAAAGCCAGCAGAAAGAAAATAATGATAGGACAGATTTTAATTGCATCCGGATCAATGCTACTCGGATTTTTTATCTACCGTTACTACAGGGAACGCAAGATCAGAAAGCAGTATGAGCTACTGCAGAAAAAATTAGAAAACCAGCCCAACGTCATTGCTGACGTTGATGGCGAGATGTCCCCAAAAGGTCCTTCGAGAAAGACCAGCCTTACTGCAGCAATGACCGAAGAAATCAGGCAGAAACTTAATAAATTCGAGAAAGAGCTGATGTTCACCAAGAAAGGCCTGACCGAAAAAAGTGTTGCTGTCAAATTGGGAACAAATTCACATTACCTCTCGGTGTACATCAACGAAAACAAGGGAATGAACTTCAACAAATATATGGCCGAGCTGCGGATCAACCATATCACGCACCTTCTGAATACCGATACGAAATATCTTAATTACAGCATCACAGCATTGGCAGAAGAATGCGGTATTGCAGCAAGGCAAAATTTTTCCAGCCTATTCTTCGAGATCAATGGAATCCGACCTACAGACTACATCAAGAATCGAAAAAAGGACCTTGGGATCAGTTGA
- a CDS encoding MauE/DoxX family redox-associated membrane protein, producing the protein MRKTYSIIVKVITYFFILLFCYAAISKILDFENFQVQIGQSPLLSAYAGFVSYAVIIAELLIVLMLIFPKTFLLGLYSSTAMMTAFTVYIYLILNYSDFVPCSCGGILEKMGWTEHLIFNITSVVLGIVAVFLYSKNEYPRKTVILSLVISNILSAIIILFLFLRSDYVIKQENNFTRRFLMHPVLKTKSIALENNTYYFAGSDNQKVYLGNRTMPQNLLTVDSLLQKRPNLKMDLDLKKYPYRKIEVKVYGNNYFIYDGTVPVISRGQLSRPETEVISYKDAFFSQIEIINSNRMAIRALSSTTKNLTLGLLTIEKNGKNGKNKVQLFPQLLEKQSDGVFDSDGNLSSDPKSSKVTYIHAYRNQFIVMDSTMKLQRRLSTIDTTTIAQIKVTSLSDGRFKMSKPALLVNGNAKIFNGLLFNPAYLRGQHEPVKRWKESRTIDVYNINKQEYIGSIYIDHYKDSEMSDFIVTDKHLYVIAGNQLIQYRLTNSLTKYFKNGVAENRIQE; encoded by the coding sequence ATGAGAAAGACATATTCTATAATTGTTAAAGTGATCACCTACTTTTTTATACTGCTTTTTTGCTATGCTGCAATCAGCAAAATACTGGATTTTGAAAACTTTCAGGTTCAGATTGGGCAATCACCTTTGTTAAGTGCTTATGCAGGATTTGTATCATATGCAGTAATTATTGCAGAACTGCTCATCGTACTGATGCTGATTTTTCCAAAAACATTTCTCTTGGGATTATATTCATCAACTGCAATGATGACAGCGTTTACGGTCTACATCTATTTAATTTTAAATTATAGTGATTTCGTACCATGTTCATGCGGAGGGATCCTGGAGAAGATGGGATGGACAGAACATTTGATTTTCAATATCACAAGTGTAGTGCTGGGAATTGTAGCTGTCTTTTTATATTCAAAGAACGAATATCCACGCAAAACTGTTATTCTATCACTCGTCATTTCCAATATTCTAAGTGCGATCATTATTCTTTTTTTATTTTTAAGATCAGACTATGTGATTAAGCAGGAAAATAATTTTACACGAAGGTTTTTAATGCATCCTGTTCTAAAAACAAAAAGTATTGCTCTCGAAAACAACACGTACTATTTTGCAGGATCTGATAATCAAAAGGTATATCTTGGAAACAGGACCATGCCACAAAATCTACTGACTGTCGACTCATTGCTTCAAAAACGACCCAATTTAAAAATGGATCTGGATCTTAAAAAATATCCATATAGAAAGATTGAGGTTAAAGTCTATGGTAACAATTATTTTATCTACGACGGTACAGTGCCTGTAATATCTAGAGGGCAGTTAAGCCGTCCTGAAACGGAGGTCATCAGTTACAAGGATGCTTTTTTCAGTCAGATAGAAATTATCAACAGTAATAGAATGGCCATTAGAGCACTGTCATCAACAACTAAAAATCTTACACTTGGTTTATTAACGATTGAAAAAAATGGAAAAAATGGAAAAAATAAAGTCCAGTTATTTCCGCAACTTCTGGAAAAACAATCTGATGGGGTATTTGATTCGGACGGTAATCTGTCTTCAGATCCTAAATCATCAAAAGTAACTTACATTCATGCTTACCGTAATCAGTTTATTGTGATGGATTCAACAATGAAACTTCAACGGAGGTTATCAACTATTGATACAACAACTATTGCCCAGATCAAGGTAACTTCCCTATCCGACGGAAGATTTAAAATGTCTAAACCAGCATTGCTTGTCAATGGGAATGCAAAAATTTTCAACGGACTTTTATTTAATCCTGCCTACTTAAGAGGCCAGCATGAACCCGTCAAAAGATGGAAGGAAAGCAGAACAATTGATGTTTACAATATCAATAAGCAGGAATATATCGGAAGTATTTACATTGATCATTACAAAGATTCTGAGATGTCAGATTTTATAGTTACCGATAAGCACTTGTACGTCATTGCAGGAAATCAGCTCATTCAGTACCGTTTGACAAATTCTTTGACAAAATATTTTAAAAACGGGGTAGCCGAAAACCGTATCCAAGAGTAG
- a CDS encoding DUF6520 family protein encodes MKKFLFPVVLVLVGTGSALATNVAKKSNKALVPAYRIVSVGGGQFQCQNAEQQCSDVNNGIVCKWEVDGTTDLHDEGSGTMCGSELFQIP; translated from the coding sequence ATGAAAAAATTTCTTTTTCCTGTTGTCCTAGTATTAGTGGGCACAGGGTCAGCACTTGCTACCAACGTAGCAAAAAAGAGTAACAAAGCTTTAGTACCTGCTTACAGAATTGTGAGCGTAGGAGGAGGACAGTTCCAATGTCAAAATGCTGAGCAACAGTGTAGTGATGTTAATAATGGTATTGTCTGTAAATGGGAAGTTGACGGCACTACCGATCTTCATGATGAAGGCTCAGGAACCATGTGTGGAAGCGAACTTTTTCAAATTCCATAA